From one Ursus arctos isolate Adak ecotype North America chromosome Y, UrsArc2.0, whole genome shotgun sequence genomic stretch:
- the LOC125283108 gene encoding G-protein coupled receptor 143-like, whose product MASPRLGTFCCPTRDAATQLVLSFQPRAFHALCLGSGACSLVLGLLQLLPRRRPAGSGAPSTAPPASARAPASVRILRAAAACDLLGCLGIVFRSVVWLGFPEFVENPSSVNGTDIWPAAYCVGSAMWTQLLYSACFWWLFCYAVDAYLVIRRSAGHSTILLYRIMAWGLAALLCVEGVVVLYYPSVSRCERDLEHAIPHYVTTYLPLLLVFVANPILFRKTVTAVASLLKGRQGIYTENERRMGAMIKTRFFKIMLVFIICWLPNIINESLLFYLEMQPDISGSSLKPVRNAAKTTWFIMGILNPAQGFLLSLALYGWTGCSLEFQSPRKEIQWESVATSATERTGLSPEGSCVPREHPTCGKVGRAGGHTSDEALSMLSEGSDASTVEIHVASESRNENEVDSVPTPRGDL is encoded by the exons ATGGCCTCCCCACGCCTCGGGACCTTCTGCTGCCCCACGCGGGACGCCGCCACACAGCTGGTGCTGAGCTTCCAGCCGCGGGCTTTCCACGCGCTGTGCCTGGGCAGCGGCGCCTGCAGTCTGGTGCTCGGCCTCCTGCAGCTGCTGCCCCGGCGCCGGCCCGCGGGCTCCGGGGCCCCCTCCACAGCCCCGCCGGCGTCGGCGCGCGCCCCGGCCTCCGTCCGCATCCtgcgcgccgccgccgcctgcgACCTGCTCGGCTGCTTGG GTATCGTATTCCGGTCTGTGGTGTGGCTAGGATTCCCAGAGTTCGTTGAAAACCCCTCCAGTGTGAATGGGACAGACATTTGGCCTGCTGCGTACTGCGTGGGGAGTGCG ATGTGGACCCAGCTGTTGTACAGCGCCTGCTTCTGGTGGCTGTTTTGCTATGCGGTGGACGCCTATCTGGTGATCCGGAGATCGGCGGGACACAG CACCATCCTGCTGTACCGCATCATGGCCTGGGGCCTGGCCGCCCTGCTCTGCGTGGAGGGAGTGGTCGTGCTCTACTACCCTTCCGTGTCCAG GTGTGAGCGGGATCTGGAGCATGCCATTCCCCACTATGTCACCACATACTTGCCACTGCTACTGGTCTTTGTGGCCAACCCCATCCTGTTCCGAAAGACAGTGACTGCAG TGGCCTCTTTACTAAAAGGAAGACAAGGCATTTACACAGAGAACGAGAGACGGATGGGAGCCATGATCAAGACccgatttttcaaaataatgctgGTTTTCATTATTTG TTGGCTGCCTAACATCATCAATGAAAGCCTTTTATTCTATCTTGAAATGCAACCAGACATCAGTGGAAGTTCTTTGAAACCTGTCAGAAATGCGGCCAAGACCACGTGGTTCATTATG GGGATACTGAATCCAGCCCAAGGATTCCTCTTGTCCTTGGCCTTGTACGGCTGGACGGGATGCAGCCTGGAGTTTCAGTCCCCGAGGAAGGAGATTCAGTGGGAGTCCGTGGCGACCTCTGCTACGGAGCGGACCGGCCTGTCCCCAGAGGGCTCCTGTGTGCCCCGTGAGCACCCGACTTGCGGGAAGGTGGGGCGAGCCGGCGGACACACGTCCGACGAGGCGCTGAGCATGTTGTCTGAAG